One Thermococcus celericrescens genomic region harbors:
- a CDS encoding YhbY family RNA-binding protein, translated as MEKRLPGKVRRAVRARYYDIPPRAWIGKRGLDEGVIEEIRTQLEKDGILKVEIRKGALINTGLDRQALARKVAEMTDSELIDVRGKRFILFKPREGWEKYLRKLQRKELSKEKREEKPVKKVRLDIAQFRRKFKKGRD; from the coding sequence ATGGAGAAACGCTTACCGGGTAAGGTAAGACGCGCCGTGCGGGCGAGATACTACGATATCCCTCCACGGGCGTGGATAGGCAAGCGAGGGCTTGATGAGGGTGTCATCGAAGAGATAAGGACTCAGCTGGAGAAGGACGGCATCCTCAAGGTTGAGATAAGGAAGGGCGCCCTTATCAACACTGGACTCGACAGGCAGGCCCTGGCCAGAAAAGTCGCGGAAATGACCGACAGCGAACTCATCGACGTGCGCGGCAAAAGGTTTATATTGTTCAAACCGAGGGAAGGTTGGGAAAAGTATTTAAGGAAGCTCCAGAGAAAGGAGCTTTCGAAGGAAAAGCGGGAAGAGAAGCCCGTTAAGAAAGTCAGGCTCGATATCGCTCAATTCAGGAGGAAATTCAAGAAGGGGAGGGATTGA
- a CDS encoding 30S ribosomal protein S19e, translating into MATVYDVPGDLLVERVAQKLKEIEAIKPPEWAPFVKTSRHKERIPEQDDWWYYRVASVFRKVYVDGPVGIERLRTWYGGRKNRGHAPEHFYKAGGSIIRKALQQLEAAGFVQKVPGEGRIVTPQGQSFLDKIATELKKELEEQIPELKKY; encoded by the coding sequence ATGGCGACTGTTTACGACGTTCCCGGTGATTTGCTCGTTGAGAGGGTTGCCCAGAAGCTCAAGGAGATAGAGGCTATAAAGCCGCCCGAGTGGGCCCCGTTCGTCAAGACCAGCAGGCACAAGGAGAGAATCCCGGAGCAGGACGACTGGTGGTACTACAGGGTCGCCAGCGTCTTCAGGAAGGTCTACGTCGACGGCCCAGTCGGCATCGAGAGGCTCAGGACCTGGTACGGCGGCAGGAAGAACCGCGGCCACGCCCCGGAGCACTTCTACAAGGCCGGAGGGAGCATCATAAGGAAGGCCCTCCAGCAGCTTGAGGCCGCTGGATTCGTCCAGAAGGTTCCGGGCGAGGGAAGGATCGTCACCCCGCAGGGCCAGAGCTTCCTCGACAAAATAGCAACCGAGCTCAAGAAGGAGCTTGAGGAGCAGATTCCGGAGCTCAAGAAGTACTGA
- a CDS encoding DNA-binding protein, which translates to MAEDIEEIRKRKLMELQKKYLEQQKAQEEALRQEMELEAQLDAIMRRILTPEARERLGRVKLVKPELARQVELVLVQLYQAGQIREPIDDAKLKRILAQIDERTRRDYTIKW; encoded by the coding sequence ATGGCTGAGGATATAGAGGAAATCAGGAAGCGCAAACTCATGGAACTCCAGAAGAAGTACCTTGAACAGCAGAAGGCCCAGGAGGAGGCTTTGAGGCAGGAGATGGAGCTTGAGGCCCAGCTCGATGCCATAATGCGGAGAATCCTTACCCCCGAGGCCAGGGAGAGGCTCGGCAGGGTTAAACTCGTCAAGCCAGAGCTTGCAAGACAGGTTGAGCTCGTTCTGGTCCAGCTCTACCAGGCGGGCCAGATAAGGGAGCCCATCGACGACGCCAAGCTCAAGAGGATTCTGGCCCAGATAGACGAGAGAACGCGCAGGGACTACACGATTAAGTGGTGA
- a CDS encoding transcription initiation factor IIB: MSNRRVCPVCGSTEFIYDPGRGEIICKVCGYVIEENVVDTGPEWRAFDASQREKRARVGAPESILLHDKGLSTDIGIDRNLSGLMREKMYRLRKWQSRLRVSDAAERNLAFALSELDRIASQLKLPRHVEEEAARLYREAVRKGLIRGRSIESVIAACVYASCRLLKVPRTLDEIADISRVDKKEIGRSFRFIARNLNLTPKKLFVKPTDYVNKFADELGLSERVRRRAIAILEEAYDRGLTSGKSPAGLVAAALYIAGLLEDEKRTQREVAEVARVTEVTVRNRYKELVDKLNLKIPV; encoded by the coding sequence GTGAGCAATCGTAGGGTTTGCCCGGTCTGCGGCTCGACGGAGTTCATATACGACCCGGGTAGGGGCGAGATAATCTGTAAGGTTTGCGGTTACGTTATTGAGGAGAACGTCGTTGATACGGGACCGGAGTGGCGCGCTTTTGACGCCAGTCAGAGGGAGAAGCGTGCCCGCGTTGGAGCCCCGGAGAGTATTCTCCTTCACGACAAGGGACTCTCAACCGACATCGGCATCGACAGGAACCTCTCCGGACTGATGCGTGAGAAGATGTACAGGCTCAGAAAGTGGCAGAGCCGCCTCCGCGTCAGCGACGCCGCCGAGCGTAACCTCGCGTTCGCACTGAGCGAGCTGGATAGAATCGCCTCCCAGCTGAAGCTCCCGAGGCACGTGGAGGAGGAGGCCGCGAGGCTCTACCGTGAGGCCGTGAGAAAAGGGCTTATAAGGGGCCGTTCAATTGAAAGCGTAATAGCGGCATGCGTTTACGCATCCTGCAGGCTTCTGAAGGTTCCGAGAACCCTCGACGAGATAGCCGACATATCCCGCGTTGACAAGAAGGAGATAGGAAGGAGCTTCCGCTTCATAGCCAGGAACCTGAACCTTACTCCGAAGAAGCTTTTCGTCAAGCCAACCGACTACGTCAACAAGTTCGCCGACGAACTCGGCCTGAGCGAACGTGTCAGAAGAAGGGCCATCGCGATACTGGAGGAGGCCTACGACCGCGGACTCACAAGCGGAAAGAGCCCGGCCGGCCTGGTCGCGGCCGCTCTCTACATCGCCGGCCTGCTGGAGGACGAGAAGAGAACCCAGCGCGAGGTGGCCGAGGTAGCGCGCGTCACCGAGGTCACCGTCAGGAACCGCTACAAGGAGCTCGTGGACAAGCTCAACCTGAAGATTCCGGTTTGA
- the fen gene encoding flap endonuclease-1 encodes MGVQIGELVPRKEIELENLYGRKVAIDAFNAIYQFLSTIRQRDGTPLMDSRGRITSHLSGLFYRNINLMEAGIKPAYVFDGKPPEFKKKEIEKRREAREEAEEKWYEALERGDLEEAKKYAMRATRVNEGLINDAKRLLELMGIPVIQAPSEGEAQAAYMAARKKVYASASQDYDSLLFGAPRLVRNVTITGRRKLPGKNVYVEVLPELIVLEEVLKELGIDREKLIEMAILVGTDYNPGGVRGIGPKKALTIVKRSKDPLKKYNREGEVDLYAIKEFFLNPPVTDEYELKWREPNEEGILKFLCDEHDFSEDRVKNGLERLKKAVKAGKQATLESWFGKR; translated from the coding sequence ATGGGCGTACAGATAGGCGAGCTCGTTCCGAGGAAGGAGATAGAGCTGGAGAACCTCTACGGGAGAAAGGTGGCCATAGACGCGTTCAATGCCATATACCAGTTCCTATCGACCATAAGACAGCGCGATGGAACGCCGCTCATGGACTCCCGCGGGAGGATAACCTCCCACCTCAGCGGCCTCTTTTACAGGAACATCAACCTCATGGAGGCAGGAATAAAGCCCGCGTACGTGTTCGACGGAAAACCGCCGGAGTTCAAGAAGAAGGAGATAGAGAAACGCCGCGAGGCTAGAGAAGAGGCCGAGGAGAAGTGGTACGAGGCCCTGGAGCGCGGCGACCTTGAGGAGGCCAAGAAGTACGCGATGCGTGCAACCAGGGTAAACGAAGGGCTCATAAACGACGCCAAGAGGCTCCTTGAACTGATGGGGATCCCCGTGATCCAGGCGCCGAGCGAGGGTGAGGCCCAGGCGGCATACATGGCCGCCAGAAAGAAGGTCTACGCCTCGGCCAGTCAGGACTACGATTCGCTCCTCTTCGGTGCGCCCAGGCTGGTGAGGAACGTCACGATAACCGGCCGGAGAAAGCTCCCAGGGAAGAACGTCTACGTTGAGGTCCTGCCTGAGCTTATAGTTCTGGAGGAGGTTCTCAAGGAACTCGGCATAGACAGGGAGAAGCTCATCGAGATGGCCATACTGGTGGGCACGGACTACAATCCCGGCGGGGTAAGGGGAATAGGTCCAAAAAAGGCCCTCACGATAGTCAAGCGCAGCAAAGACCCGCTGAAGAAGTACAACAGGGAGGGTGAGGTTGACCTCTACGCGATAAAGGAGTTCTTCCTTAACCCACCCGTCACTGACGAATACGAGCTCAAGTGGCGCGAACCGAACGAGGAGGGAATCCTCAAGTTCCTCTGCGACGAGCACGATTTCAGTGAGGATAGGGTGAAGAACGGGCTTGAGAGGCTGAAAAAGGCGGTAAAGGCGGGAAAGCAGGCAACGCTGGAAAGCTGGTTCGGGAAGCGCTGA
- a CDS encoding RNA-guided endonuclease InsQ/TnpB family protein has product MKRTVTVKLQPSKEQEKTLFELTNMGAKVWNRVNYLRRQEFFEGKPVDFNKTEKIVYEEFKKEIGSATVQQVCRKNAEAWRSFFSLSRKKKAKELPKWLKPKPPNYLKEGGRRKPLIILRNDQYKIEGNRLILKGLGRFKRLEVQFKGRIHLKGKQGRLEITYDTVKRKWYAHISISVEKKLQGEEWVKLPRQPLGNLSAGIDLGVNNLMAVYVENGESFLVNGRPLKSIDFYWRKRIAEYQSKINKSGAKKSGKLRRMHEKAKLQARHYINTVVRRTVERLYHLGVSRIVIGYPKGIARNSDRGRRQNFLLSHVWRFNTVIQRLKEVAEEYGILVVVVDEAFTSKLCPVCGKPHEGARFVRGLFKCPVEGLVFNADLVGAFNILKKIVKTITPSLSGLYAQRRGNGGKTLPEGFREPSSKGVMMGTPQTSLPLG; this is encoded by the coding sequence ATGAAGAGAACAGTAACGGTCAAACTCCAACCCTCAAAGGAACAGGAGAAAACACTCTTCGAGTTAACCAACATGGGAGCCAAAGTCTGGAACCGAGTGAACTACCTGAGGAGACAGGAATTCTTCGAAGGCAAGCCAGTGGACTTCAACAAAACCGAGAAAATCGTTTATGAAGAATTCAAGAAAGAAATCGGCTCCGCCACCGTTCAACAAGTCTGTAGGAAGAACGCCGAAGCCTGGCGCTCATTCTTCTCCCTCTCAAGGAAAAAGAAGGCCAAAGAACTCCCCAAATGGCTGAAACCAAAACCGCCGAACTATTTGAAGGAAGGTGGAAGGAGAAAGCCATTAATCATTCTCAGGAACGACCAGTACAAGATTGAAGGCAACAGGCTAATCCTCAAAGGCCTCGGCAGGTTTAAACGGTTAGAAGTTCAGTTCAAGGGGAGAATACACCTGAAGGGCAAGCAGGGGAGGCTGGAAATAACTTACGACACCGTTAAGCGGAAGTGGTACGCTCACATCAGCATAAGCGTCGAGAAGAAACTTCAGGGTGAGGAATGGGTCAAGCTTCCAAGACAGCCCTTGGGCAACCTCTCCGCTGGAATAGACCTAGGAGTAAACAATTTAATGGCCGTTTACGTTGAAAACGGGGAGAGTTTCTTAGTGAACGGGAGACCACTTAAGAGCATTGATTTTTACTGGAGGAAGAGGATTGCAGAGTATCAATCCAAAATCAATAAATCGGGAGCTAAAAAGAGTGGGAAACTCAGAAGAATGCACGAGAAGGCCAAACTTCAGGCGAGGCACTACATCAACACGGTGGTAAGAAGAACTGTCGAGAGGCTCTACCACCTTGGAGTTTCAAGAATTGTTATTGGCTATCCAAAGGGAATCGCCAGAAACTCTGATAGGGGCAGAAGGCAGAATTTCCTCCTCTCCCACGTCTGGCGGTTTAACACGGTGATTCAAAGGCTCAAGGAAGTTGCGGAAGAGTACGGTATTCTGGTTGTGGTTGTTGATGAGGCTTTCACTTCTAAGCTTTGCCCTGTCTGCGGGAAGCCCCACGAGGGGGCGAGGTTTGTTAGGGGATTGTTTAAGTGTCCCGTAGAGGGGCTTGTGTTTAATGCGGATTTGGTCGGGGCGTTTAATATTTTGAAAAAGATTGTCAAAACCATAACCCCGAGTCTGAGCGGTCTTTACGCTCAGAGGAGGGGTAACGGGGGGAAGACCCTCCCCGAGGGGTTCAGGGAACCCTCTTCAAAGGGGGTGATGATGGGAACCCCTCAAACCTCCCTGCCTTTGGGTTAG
- the acs gene encoding acetate--CoA ligase alpha subunit, with translation MDRNLEALFRPKSIAVIGASEKPGKIGYAVMKNLVEYGYEGKIYPVNVKGVEIEINGKKFQSYKSILDVPDEVDMAVIIVPAKFVPQIVEECGQKGVKVLPIISSGFGELGEEGKKVERQIVETAHKYGMRILGPNIFGVVYTPDKLNATFGPTDVMPGNLALISQSGALGIALMGWTILEKVGLSAVVSVGNKSDIDDADLLEFFKEDDNTKAILIYMEGVKDGRRFMEVAREVSMEKPIIIIKAGRSERGAKAAASHTGSLAGADSIYTAAFKQSGVLRALTIGEAFDWARTLSNLPEPEGENVVILTNGGGIGVMATDAAEEEGLHLYDDLEELKVFANHMPPFGSYKNPVDLTGMAGAESYEGAVRDALANPNMHAVAVLYCQTAVLDPRDLAKIVIREYNESGRKKPLVVAIVGGIEAKEAIDMLNEEGIPAYPEPERAIKSLAALYKWSNWKARQRKE, from the coding sequence ATGGACAGGAACCTTGAGGCACTTTTCAGACCGAAGAGCATCGCCGTTATCGGCGCTTCGGAGAAGCCGGGCAAGATTGGCTACGCTGTTATGAAGAACCTCGTTGAGTACGGCTACGAGGGCAAGATATACCCGGTCAACGTTAAGGGTGTTGAGATAGAGATAAACGGGAAGAAGTTCCAGTCGTACAAGAGCATCCTCGACGTTCCGGACGAGGTTGACATGGCCGTCATAATCGTCCCGGCCAAGTTCGTCCCGCAGATCGTTGAGGAGTGCGGCCAGAAGGGTGTTAAGGTTCTCCCGATCATCAGCTCGGGCTTCGGCGAGCTCGGTGAGGAGGGCAAGAAGGTCGAGAGGCAGATAGTCGAGACCGCCCACAAGTACGGCATGAGGATCCTCGGCCCGAACATCTTCGGCGTCGTCTACACGCCGGACAAGCTCAACGCCACCTTCGGCCCGACCGATGTCATGCCGGGCAACCTGGCCCTCATCAGCCAGAGCGGTGCGCTGGGAATAGCCCTCATGGGATGGACCATCCTCGAGAAGGTTGGCCTCTCGGCCGTCGTCAGCGTCGGAAACAAGAGCGACATAGATGACGCCGACCTTCTCGAGTTCTTCAAGGAGGACGACAACACCAAGGCCATCCTCATCTACATGGAGGGCGTCAAGGACGGAAGGCGCTTCATGGAGGTAGCCAGGGAGGTCAGCATGGAGAAACCGATTATTATCATCAAGGCTGGAAGGAGCGAGCGCGGTGCCAAAGCAGCTGCTTCCCACACCGGTTCGCTCGCCGGCGCGGACAGCATCTACACCGCCGCCTTCAAGCAGAGCGGCGTTCTCAGGGCGCTCACCATCGGAGAGGCCTTCGACTGGGCCAGGACCCTGAGCAACCTTCCGGAGCCGGAGGGGGAGAACGTCGTCATCCTCACCAACGGCGGTGGAATAGGAGTTATGGCCACCGATGCCGCCGAGGAGGAGGGACTGCACCTCTACGACGACCTCGAGGAGCTCAAGGTCTTTGCCAACCACATGCCGCCCTTCGGAAGCTACAAGAACCCGGTTGACCTCACCGGTATGGCCGGCGCGGAGAGCTACGAGGGCGCCGTCAGGGACGCCCTTGCGAACCCGAACATGCACGCCGTGGCTGTACTCTACTGCCAGACGGCAGTGCTCGACCCGCGCGACCTGGCTAAGATCGTCATCCGCGAGTACAACGAGAGCGGCAGGAAGAAACCCCTCGTCGTTGCAATCGTCGGCGGCATAGAGGCCAAGGAAGCCATCGACATGCTCAACGAGGAGGGCATTCCGGCCTATCCGGAGCCGGAGAGGGCCATCAAGTCCCTCGCGGCCCTCTACAAGTGGAGCAACTGGAAGGCCAGGCAGAGGAAGGAGTGA
- a CDS encoding metallophosphoesterase family protein: MLIALISDIHSNLEALKAVWREVRRADAVLCMGDLVGYGASPNEVVEFVRERMEKRTFLCVRGNHDNAIAFGAEWGFNPYARQAVRWHQRIMTVENLEFLRRLPVRQLFTDDAGRSYLLIHGSPRAPLDEYLFPWLQDEEFKAVLSYVRQDDLLVGHTHVPMLRVLGGRRIINPGGVGQPRDGDWRAAYALIDTDEKPPDNVEFRRVEYDVQEAAGKILDAGLPRFLAERLYDGY; the protein is encoded by the coding sequence ATGCTCATCGCCCTCATCTCAGACATCCACTCCAACCTGGAGGCCCTGAAGGCTGTCTGGCGGGAGGTAAGGCGTGCCGACGCCGTTCTCTGCATGGGCGACCTGGTCGGCTACGGGGCTTCGCCAAACGAGGTCGTTGAGTTCGTGAGGGAGCGGATGGAGAAAAGAACCTTTCTCTGCGTCCGCGGCAACCACGACAACGCTATAGCCTTCGGGGCGGAGTGGGGCTTCAACCCCTATGCGCGGCAGGCGGTTCGCTGGCATCAGAGAATCATGACCGTGGAAAACCTCGAATTTCTCAGAAGACTCCCCGTGAGGCAGCTCTTTACAGACGACGCTGGACGGAGCTACCTTCTCATCCACGGCTCCCCAAGGGCCCCGCTGGACGAGTACCTCTTTCCATGGCTCCAGGATGAGGAGTTCAAAGCGGTTTTGAGCTACGTCCGTCAGGATGACCTCCTGGTCGGCCACACCCATGTGCCCATGCTGAGGGTGCTGGGGGGCAGGAGGATCATCAACCCCGGAGGCGTGGGGCAGCCCAGGGACGGAGACTGGAGGGCGGCATATGCGCTGATCGACACCGACGAGAAGCCACCAGATAACGTTGAGTTCCGAAGGGTGGAGTACGACGTTCAGGAAGCGGCAGGAAAGATACTTGATGCGGGCCTGCCCCGCTTCCTTGCGGAGAGGCTGTACGATGGGTATTGA
- a CDS encoding PRC-barrel domain-containing protein, whose amino-acid sequence MVKIMASKLRDVELITDTGVRLGWVYDLSFDEETGDILVIVAEPDEDLDTSEFVTDHEGLLLIPVSAVKSIGEVIIIDSSKLAVKSKLRRPPSSAKVSGGSSGLGR is encoded by the coding sequence ATGGTCAAGATAATGGCTTCCAAGCTTAGGGACGTGGAACTGATAACCGACACCGGTGTAAGGCTCGGCTGGGTCTACGACCTCAGCTTTGACGAGGAGACTGGGGACATACTCGTGATAGTGGCCGAGCCGGATGAGGACCTCGACACCAGCGAGTTCGTTACGGATCACGAGGGTCTGCTCCTCATTCCCGTCAGCGCAGTTAAGAGCATTGGCGAGGTCATAATCATCGACTCGAGCAAACTCGCCGTCAAATCCAAGCTCAGGAGGCCGCCTTCCTCAGCGAAGGTCTCCGGGGGATCCTCCGGCCTCGGACGGTGA